One Qipengyuania aurantiaca genomic region harbors:
- a CDS encoding catalase, whose product MADRTVPPTTTDAGIRAPSDEHSLTLGRDGPIVLNDHYLIEQMANFNRERIPERQPHAKGSGAFGYFETTHDVSKYTKAKLFQKGVKTDTAMRFSTVAGERGSPDTWRDPRGFSVKFYTEDGNFDMVGNNTPIFFIRDPLKFQHFIRSQKRRADNGLRDHDMMWDFWTLSPESAHQVTYLMGDRGVPKNWREMNGYGSHTYMLINEAGEKFWVKFHFMTDVGEMSGNAHLTQDEAVKKAGEDSDYHRRDLFDAIHKGDFPSWTLKWQIMPYEDAKTYRINPFDLTKTWPHADYPLIEVGKLVLNENPVDWDTQIEQLAFEPNNMVPGIGLSPDKMLLARGFSYADAHRHRLGVNYKQIPVNSAKNAEVNSYSRAGAMRVTNAVDPVYAPNSYGGPAAQPEVGGEATWHADGDMVRQAYTLREDDDDWSQARALVNDVMDDAQRERFVSNVAGHLADGVSEKILQRAFEYWKNVDETIGARIEKAVRDKLGGKSTAPGLGSAKSTTDEATLGPDVVEAKAREAEPAE is encoded by the coding sequence ATGGCCGACCGCACAGTTCCCCCCACCACCACCGATGCCGGCATCCGCGCCCCGAGCGACGAGCATTCGCTGACGCTTGGCCGCGATGGCCCGATCGTGCTCAACGATCACTATCTCATCGAGCAGATGGCGAACTTCAACCGCGAGCGGATCCCCGAGCGCCAGCCGCACGCCAAGGGTTCGGGCGCTTTCGGCTATTTCGAAACGACGCACGATGTCTCGAAATACACCAAGGCCAAGCTGTTCCAGAAGGGCGTGAAGACCGACACGGCCATGCGTTTCTCCACCGTGGCAGGCGAACGCGGCAGCCCCGATACCTGGCGCGACCCGCGCGGCTTCTCGGTAAAGTTCTACACCGAAGACGGCAATTTCGACATGGTCGGCAACAACACGCCGATCTTCTTCATCCGCGATCCGCTGAAGTTCCAGCACTTCATCCGCAGCCAGAAGCGCCGCGCCGACAACGGCCTGCGCGATCACGACATGATGTGGGATTTCTGGACCCTGTCGCCCGAAAGCGCGCACCAGGTCACCTATCTCATGGGCGATCGCGGCGTGCCGAAGAACTGGCGCGAGATGAACGGGTACGGCAGCCACACATACATGCTGATTAACGAGGCGGGCGAGAAGTTCTGGGTCAAGTTCCACTTCATGACCGATGTCGGCGAGATGAGTGGCAACGCCCATTTGACGCAGGACGAGGCGGTCAAGAAGGCGGGCGAGGACAGCGATTACCACCGCCGCGACCTGTTCGACGCGATCCACAAGGGCGATTTTCCCAGCTGGACGCTCAAATGGCAGATCATGCCTTACGAGGACGCCAAGACCTATCGCATCAACCCCTTTGATCTCACCAAGACTTGGCCGCATGCCGATTATCCGCTGATCGAGGTCGGCAAGCTGGTGCTGAACGAGAATCCGGTCGACTGGGACACGCAGATCGAGCAGCTTGCCTTCGAGCCCAACAATATGGTGCCCGGCATCGGCCTGTCGCCCGACAAGATGCTGCTGGCACGCGGGTTCTCCTATGCCGACGCGCATCGCCACCGGCTCGGGGTCAATTACAAGCAGATCCCGGTGAACTCGGCGAAGAATGCCGAGGTCAATTCCTATTCGCGCGCCGGCGCCATGCGGGTGACGAATGCGGTGGACCCGGTCTATGCGCCCAATTCCTATGGCGGCCCGGCCGCTCAGCCCGAAGTGGGCGGCGAGGCGACTTGGCACGCCGATGGCGACATGGTGCGACAGGCCTATACCTTGCGCGAAGATGACGACGACTGGAGCCAGGCACGCGCGCTGGTGAACGATGTCATGGACGACGCGCAGCGCGAGCGGTTCGTGTCGAATGTTGCCGGGCATCTTGCCGACGGGGTGAGCGAGAAGATCCTCCAGCGCGCCTTCGAATACTGGAAGAATGTCGACGAGACGATCGGCGCGCGGATCGAGAAGGCGGTGCGCGACAAGCTGGGCGGCAAATCCACCGCGCCGGGTCTCGGTTCGGCCAAATCGACCACCGACGAGGCTACTCTGGGGCCCGATGTCGTGGAGGCGAAAGCGCGCGAGGCGGAACCCGCCGAATAG
- a CDS encoding Pr6Pr family membrane protein has protein sequence MVHHLGQCRGFFGWIALRGRIEPRIPFALAAALIIIAAVYHVLLASFHDPQGMEWWTNIAHHTVVPAGGVVWWLAFSRDGLAGWRSLPIVMLVPVVYGGFALVNGALTGFYPYFFLDQPSLGLGTVLLNMVGLAVLFLLVAALLLAIRKLIRARA, from the coding sequence ATGGTTCACCATCTGGGGCAATGTCGCGGCTTCTTCGGCTGGATCGCGCTTCGCGGTCGGATCGAGCCGCGCATTCCTTTCGCGCTTGCCGCAGCGCTGATCATCATCGCGGCGGTCTACCACGTCCTGCTGGCCTCTTTTCACGACCCGCAAGGGATGGAATGGTGGACGAACATCGCGCACCACACCGTGGTTCCGGCAGGCGGCGTTGTGTGGTGGTTGGCCTTCTCGCGCGACGGCTTAGCCGGCTGGCGCTCGCTCCCCATCGTGATGCTGGTGCCGGTAGTCTACGGCGGCTTTGCACTGGTGAATGGCGCGCTTACCGGGTTCTACCCTTATTTCTTCCTCGACCAGCCGAGCCTTGGCCTTGGCACGGTGCTGCTCAACATGGTCGGTCTGGCAGTCCTTTTCCTGCTCGTCGCCGCGCTGCTGCTGGCGATCCGCAAGCTTATCCGCGCTCGCGCCTGA
- a CDS encoding Smr/MutS family protein, with the protein MTAPRGLTEEEAEAWEKVAATVAPMHPAIRRVETPKPVVKLPPARQPKAKKVPVRPVAASPRPSPPSRAPQNSLDSSWDKKLKSGSIQPDVTLDLHGHGLDAAYDRLMSGVAQARAMGARTILLVTGKPRPVDPADRGSKRGAIRAKVLDWLAASSHHAAIAAVRRAHIRHGGDGALYIVLRRERG; encoded by the coding sequence ATGACCGCGCCTCGTGGTCTGACGGAGGAAGAGGCGGAGGCCTGGGAAAAGGTCGCCGCCACGGTCGCACCTATGCACCCGGCTATCCGGCGTGTGGAAACGCCGAAGCCCGTGGTCAAGCTTCCGCCAGCGCGGCAGCCCAAGGCGAAGAAGGTACCGGTCAGGCCTGTTGCCGCTTCGCCGCGGCCCTCACCGCCATCGCGCGCGCCTCAAAATTCGCTCGATTCCAGTTGGGACAAGAAGCTGAAGTCCGGCAGCATCCAACCCGATGTCACACTCGACCTCCACGGCCACGGTCTCGATGCGGCCTATGACCGGCTGATGAGCGGAGTCGCGCAGGCTCGCGCTATGGGCGCACGCACGATCCTGCTGGTGACCGGCAAGCCGCGTCCGGTCGATCCGGCGGACCGTGGCAGCAAGCGCGGGGCAATCCGCGCCAAGGTGCTCGACTGGCTCGCGGCCTCCAGCCACCACGCGGCCATCGCCGCCGTACGCCGCGCCCATATCCGCCACGGCGGCGATGGCGCGCTTTACATCGTGCTCAGGCGCGAGCGCGGATAA
- the mltA gene encoding murein transglycosylase A, with amino-acid sequence MRILAGLAAAFSLAGCAAIPDARPPMDTGAVEVPEPIPADTALAATLSPGPAIDTMPFAGWDAAPALAAFKRSCDKILYRDDTSGLTRRVDWQAPCGAAANWSSDPVLFFKSQFETVMVGDGSAFATGYYEPEILGSRTRAPGYDVPVYAMPEDLVRAWPADMPEAERTGRPPLGRYDENGDFVQYYERSEIVAGALDGKVPVVAWAADPVEFFFLQIQGSGLLRLPDGEVMRIGYAGQNGREYVAIGRTMRERGLIGDGTEYPTSMQGIIAWLRDNPSQADAILNENKSWIFFRELDTEGPLGSLEVPVFRQDSVAVDPKFVPYGAPVYLDMEADVADGLWIAQDTGGAIKGANRFDTFWGNGADAREIAGGMSSRGTAYLLLPKGTLARLKP; translated from the coding sequence ATGCGTATTCTCGCCGGGCTGGCTGCAGCCTTCAGTCTCGCGGGATGCGCTGCCATTCCCGATGCGCGCCCGCCGATGGACACGGGCGCCGTGGAAGTGCCCGAGCCGATCCCTGCCGATACCGCGCTGGCCGCAACGCTTTCGCCGGGTCCGGCCATCGACACCATGCCTTTTGCCGGGTGGGATGCCGCCCCCGCGCTCGCCGCGTTCAAGCGATCCTGCGACAAGATCCTCTATCGTGACGACACCAGCGGCCTGACCCGCCGCGTTGACTGGCAGGCGCCCTGCGGCGCTGCCGCCAACTGGTCGAGCGATCCGGTGCTGTTCTTCAAGAGCCAGTTCGAAACGGTGATGGTCGGCGACGGCAGCGCTTTCGCCACCGGCTATTACGAGCCCGAAATCCTCGGCAGCCGCACGCGCGCCCCCGGATACGATGTGCCGGTTTACGCGATGCCGGAAGACCTCGTACGCGCCTGGCCTGCCGATATGCCCGAGGCCGAACGCACCGGGCGCCCACCGCTCGGCCGCTACGACGAGAACGGCGATTTCGTGCAATATTACGAACGCTCCGAAATCGTCGCCGGGGCGCTGGACGGCAAGGTCCCGGTTGTCGCCTGGGCCGCCGATCCGGTCGAGTTCTTCTTCCTCCAGATCCAGGGCAGCGGCCTCCTTCGCCTGCCCGATGGCGAGGTCATGCGCATCGGCTATGCCGGGCAGAACGGCCGCGAATATGTGGCGATCGGCCGCACCATGCGCGAGCGCGGGCTGATCGGCGATGGGACGGAATACCCCACCTCCATGCAGGGGATCATTGCCTGGCTGCGCGACAATCCTTCGCAAGCCGACGCGATCCTCAACGAGAACAAGAGCTGGATCTTCTTCCGCGAACTCGACACCGAAGGGCCGCTGGGCTCGCTCGAAGTGCCCGTGTTCCGGCAGGACAGCGTGGCCGTCGATCCCAAGTTCGTGCCTTACGGCGCGCCGGTCTATCTCGACATGGAGGCCGATGTCGCCGACGGGCTGTGGATCGCGCAGGACACGGGCGGCGCAATCAAGGGTGCGAACCGCTTCGACACATTCTGGGGCAACGGCGCGGATGCGCGCGAGATTGCGGGTGGCATGAGCAGCCGCGGGACCGCCTATCTGCTCCTGCCCAAGGGAACGCTTGCGCGCCTCAAGCCATGA
- a CDS encoding Tim44/TimA family putative adaptor protein, with product MITEIVILAAIAAFLGLRLYSVLGERSEHEEEPARHRFDAPDAQVPPAGDRPAAPVREPVRLRSVDNTSSANENAIRAIASADQRFDLLAFLEGAKAAYGMVLEAFWKGDKETLRDLTDDDVYTGFSGAIDARDAAGETLDNRLIRIEDATIHSAELDGRTARIAVLFVSDIASLTRDKDGTVIAGSLDDAVESRDIWTFSRNVDARDPNWVLDETDQG from the coding sequence GTGATCACCGAGATCGTCATCCTCGCCGCCATCGCCGCCTTCCTCGGCCTGCGCCTTTATTCCGTTCTCGGAGAGCGGTCGGAGCACGAGGAAGAGCCCGCGCGCCATCGCTTCGATGCGCCCGACGCGCAGGTCCCGCCTGCCGGTGACCGCCCGGCCGCACCGGTGCGCGAGCCTGTGCGCCTGCGCAGCGTGGACAACACCTCCTCGGCCAACGAAAACGCCATCCGCGCCATCGCCAGCGCTGACCAGCGCTTTGACCTTCTGGCCTTCCTCGAAGGCGCCAAGGCCGCATACGGCATGGTCCTCGAAGCCTTCTGGAAGGGCGACAAGGAAACGCTGCGCGATCTCACCGATGACGATGTCTATACCGGTTTCTCCGGCGCGATCGACGCGCGCGACGCGGCGGGCGAAACGCTCGACAACCGCCTCATCCGGATTGAGGATGCGACCATCCATTCGGCCGAACTCGATGGTCGCACCGCGCGGATCGCCGTCCTGTTCGTCTCGGACATCGCTTCGCTCACGCGCGACAAAGACGGCACTGTCATCGCCGGCTCGCTCGACGATGCGGTGGAGAGCCGGGACATCTGGACCTTCAGCCGCAATGTCGACGCGCGTGACCCGAACTGGGTGCTCGACGAGACCGACCAGGGCTGA
- the secB gene encoding protein-export chaperone SecB, translating into MADENDVLTDLNMDPAAGANGADNRPTVGVINQYIKDLSVENPNSPGSFQWNEQPRVDVQVNIGANKVNDEITEVELKMTVRADGDKGNLYLIELAYCGLIGIRNLPDEHAHAFLFAEAPRLLFPFARAIVSDAVRDAGFPPLLLDPMDFGSLYQQQLQARAAQQGENAPAVPTGDA; encoded by the coding sequence ATGGCCGACGAAAACGACGTACTGACCGACCTCAACATGGACCCCGCCGCCGGCGCCAATGGCGCGGACAACCGCCCGACGGTCGGCGTGATCAACCAGTACATCAAGGATCTTTCGGTCGAGAACCCGAACTCGCCGGGCAGCTTCCAGTGGAACGAGCAGCCGCGCGTCGACGTGCAGGTCAATATCGGGGCCAACAAGGTCAACGACGAGATCACCGAAGTCGAACTCAAGATGACGGTCCGCGCCGATGGCGACAAGGGCAATCTCTACCTGATCGAACTGGCCTATTGCGGCCTCATCGGCATCCGCAACCTGCCCGACGAGCACGCCCACGCCTTCCTGTTCGCCGAAGCGCCGCGCCTGCTCTTCCCCTTCGCCCGCGCGATCGTGTCCGACGCCGTGCGCGACGCCGGCTTCCCGCCGCTGCTGCTCGACCCGATGGATTTCGGTTCGCTTTACCAGCAGCAACTCCAGGCTCGCGCGGCGCAGCAGGGCGAAAACGCGCCTGCCGTGCCGACCGGCGACGCCTGA
- the murJ gene encoding murein biosynthesis integral membrane protein MurJ has protein sequence MSLLKHVGTIGSLTMVSRVAGMAREMIFSRVLGANAVTDAWFQAFIIPNVFRRLFAEGAFSAAFVPMFSKRLHGEGGLDDARSFSDDVLSVFLPVLILVCAVMMLAMPWVIWLLGDKGRDPASFQMEVDFARIMFPYILLVSLVTLFTGMLNSVSRFAPGASFPILLNLTLIAALLFGEYAMSAWGWTVEQVGYSQAWAVTLGGVIQLGWLYYWTRVEGFRPKLLWPRITPEVKRLSIIALPAAIGGGAYQINTLVQLYFLNQLDSGSISYMNYADRLNQLPLGIIGIALSTAILPTLSKFVGARNKEGTDRIQSDAIELSMLLTIPAAVALAVCAVPFVTMIFQGGRFSLEQADLTGQVLGALVLGLPAYVLVKVLVPNFYARSDTRTPVYAAFISLAVFVAMNFALLDRFGVVGVAFASVIGAWINVAYLYIVLVRRDYYAIPLQLVGRILRQLVAAAAMGVALWFARDLLTGWYSAGLFERLGALLVLVGCSAVVYFGVAFAVGAIDRQRIAALTKKREP, from the coding sequence ATGAGCCTGCTCAAACATGTCGGGACGATCGGCTCGCTCACCATGGTGAGCCGCGTCGCCGGCATGGCGCGCGAAATGATCTTCTCCCGCGTGCTCGGCGCCAATGCGGTGACCGATGCGTGGTTCCAGGCCTTCATCATTCCCAACGTCTTCCGTCGCCTGTTCGCGGAAGGCGCCTTTTCGGCAGCCTTCGTGCCGATGTTTTCCAAGCGCCTTCACGGCGAAGGCGGGCTGGACGACGCGCGCAGCTTTTCCGACGATGTGCTGAGCGTTTTCCTGCCGGTGTTGATCCTCGTCTGCGCCGTCATGATGCTGGCCATGCCGTGGGTGATCTGGCTGCTGGGCGACAAGGGGCGCGATCCGGCCAGCTTCCAGATGGAAGTCGATTTCGCACGGATCATGTTCCCCTACATCCTGCTGGTCAGCCTCGTCACGCTGTTCACCGGCATGCTCAATTCGGTCAGCCGGTTTGCGCCGGGTGCCAGCTTTCCCATCCTGCTCAACCTCACGCTGATTGCGGCGCTGCTGTTCGGCGAATACGCGATGAGCGCCTGGGGCTGGACGGTCGAGCAAGTAGGTTACAGCCAGGCCTGGGCCGTAACGCTGGGCGGCGTCATCCAGCTCGGATGGCTTTATTACTGGACCCGCGTGGAAGGCTTCCGGCCCAAGCTGTTGTGGCCGCGGATTACGCCGGAGGTGAAGCGCCTTTCGATCATCGCGCTGCCAGCCGCAATCGGCGGCGGGGCATACCAGATCAACACGCTGGTCCAGCTCTACTTCCTCAACCAGCTCGACAGCGGGTCGATCAGCTACATGAATTACGCCGACCGACTGAATCAGTTGCCGCTGGGGATCATCGGTATCGCGCTGTCTACCGCTATCCTGCCCACGCTGTCGAAATTCGTCGGCGCCAGGAACAAGGAAGGCACCGATCGCATCCAGTCGGACGCCATCGAGCTTTCGATGCTGCTGACCATCCCGGCGGCGGTCGCGCTGGCGGTCTGCGCCGTGCCTTTCGTGACCATGATCTTCCAGGGCGGCCGCTTCAGCCTCGAACAGGCTGATCTGACCGGACAAGTGCTTGGCGCGCTGGTGCTGGGTCTGCCGGCCTATGTGCTGGTGAAGGTCCTTGTGCCCAATTTCTACGCCCGTTCGGACACGCGCACGCCGGTTTACGCGGCCTTCATTTCGCTGGCCGTTTTCGTGGCCATGAACTTCGCTCTGCTCGACCGGTTCGGTGTGGTGGGCGTGGCCTTCGCCAGCGTCATCGGCGCGTGGATCAACGTTGCCTATCTCTACATCGTGCTGGTCAGGCGCGACTATTACGCCATCCCGCTGCAGCTGGTCGGCCGTATCCTGCGCCAGCTCGTGGCCGCCGCCGCCATGGGCGTCGCCTTGTGGTTCGCGCGCGATTTGCTAACCGGATGGTATTCCGCAGGCCTGTTCGAACGCCTCGGCGCGCTGCTCGTGCTCGTCGGCTGTTCGGCGGTGGTCTATTTCGGCGTGGCCTTCGCGGTCGGCGCCATCGACCGGCAGCGCATCGCTGCCCTCACCAAGAAAAGAGAGCCCTAG